From Lycium ferocissimum isolate CSIRO_LF1 chromosome 12, AGI_CSIRO_Lferr_CH_V1, whole genome shotgun sequence, one genomic window encodes:
- the LOC132039191 gene encoding uncharacterized protein LOC132039191, with translation MCQFNPNWYKGRRKWLECSITKDAAYCLCCYLFQNEHESNGNTSETYTKVGFKAWNKALERFRAHVGEVNIIYNKCFNRILDLMNQSQSIQTGYDKKLEKDKSESRRRLSASVDVTRILLRLGLSFRGHDESQCSSNRETIKAIIEDLDGDYFGILVDESKDISHKEQMAIVLRYVNKESDVVERFVGIIHVSDTSSPSLKELTLIALAKKNSNVDDFFCIVTNVLNIVGASFKCRDLLREHQAEKLVATSLVSTIKEFDFACMLHLMWKVLVMTNELSSSLQRMDQDIVNAMGLLALTKQRLQKNEG, from the exons ATGTGCCAGTTTAATCCTAATTGGTATAAGGGTCGTCGTAAGTGGTTGGAGTGCAGTATAACAAAAGATGCTGCATATTGTTTGTGTTGCTATTTGTTCCAAAATGAACATGAAAGTAATGGAAATACGAGTGAAACTTATACAAAAGTTGGCTTTAAAGCTTGGAACAAGGCTCTTGAAAGATTTAGAGCTCATGTTGGAGAGGTAAATATCATCTACAACAAGTGTTTTAACAGGATCCTTGATTTAATGAATCAATCACAGTCAATTCAAACTGGCTATGACAAGAAACTCGAAAAAGACAAAAGTGAATCGCGACGTCGCTTGAGTGCTTCAGTCGATGTGACAAGGATTCTCTTAAGACTAGGATTATCATTCCGTGGGCATGATGAGAGTCAATGTTCTTCAAATAGAG AAACAATCAAAGCCATCATCGAAGACCTGGATGGGGATTATTTCGGGATACTAGTTGATGAATCAAAGGATATATCACACAAGGAGCAAATGGCAATTGTTCTGAGATATGTTAACAAAGAAAGCGATGTAGTAGAGCGATTTGTTGGTATTATTCATGTTAGTGATACATCTTCTCCTTCATTAAAGGAG TTAACACTTATAGCTCTTGCAAAGAAGAATTCGAATgtagatgattttttttgtatagttaCTAATGTGTTAAATATTGTTGGAGCATCTTTTAAGTGCAGAGATTTGCTTCGAGAACATCAAGCTGAAAA ACTTGTTGCTACAAGTCTTGTGAGTACGATTAAGGAATTTGATTTTGCTTGTATGTTGCACTTGATGTGGAAAGTTCTAGTGATGACAAATGAGTTGAGCTCCTCACTGCAAAGGATGGATCAAGATATTGTCAATGCTATGGGACTTCTCGCTCTTACAAAGCAAAGATTACAAAAAAATGAGGGATAG
- the LOC132039192 gene encoding uncharacterized protein LOC132039192 produces MDDVSSFCDKYDIIIPKMDASYFPGRSKHRSLDLTYSHHLRVDIFYAVIDLHLQELKNRFDAMSTDLLLGMANLNPVNSFGNFDKNRIMRLVECYMNEFASSKLRDLSCQRDSFTVYAHGSDKRFFNLKGISDHAKLLVKSDFHQSWPLVYLLIKLTLILPVATVYVEQAFSSRKHIKNELRNSIGDEFLNGCLVCYVERKIFATVSNDTIIHHFQHMKSRRAQL; encoded by the coding sequence ATGGATGATGTCTCTTCCTTTTGTGATAAATATGATATAATCATTCCGAAGATGGACGCTAGCTACTTTCCTGGAAGATCGAAGCATAGATCTCTTGATCTTACATATTCTCATCATTTGCGCGTTGATATTTTTTATGCTGTTATTGATTTACATCTTCAAGAGCTTAAGAATCGTTTCGATGCTATGAGTACTGACTTACTTCTCGGTATGGCTAATCTGAATCCAGTTAATTCATTCGGAAATTTTGATAAGAACAGGATAATGAGGTTGGTTGAATGTTATATGAATGAATTTGCTAGTAGCAAGCTTCGAGATCTCAGTTGTCAGCGTGATAGTTTTACAGTTTATGCTCATGGTTCTGACAAGAGGTTCTTCAACTTGAAAGGAATTAGTGACCATGCAAAATTGTTGGTTAAATCAGATTTTCATCAAAGCTGGCCActtgtttatttgcttatcaAGTTGACTCTCATTCTTCCCGTTGCTACTGTGTATGTGGAACAGGCTTTCTCCTCCAGGAAGCACATCAAAAATGAGCTTCGTAACAGTATCGGTGATGAATTTTTGAATGGTTGTTTAGTTTGCTATGTAGAGCGTAAGATATTCGCAACCGTAAGCAATGATACtattattcatcattttcaacatatGAAAAGTCGTCGAGCACAGTTATGA
- the LOC132039566 gene encoding uncharacterized protein LOC132039566: protein MAEAHVCFTRFMVILFSLLLIASPDVNGVEDGICKKFSGTFSGQCYESAHCEATCVKEGSPSGECEWQGVHWGYVCMCEYFC from the exons ATGGCTGAAGCTCATGTTTGCTTCACTAGGTTTATGGTGATACTTTTTAGCCTACTCCTCATTGCCTCACCTg aTGTTAATGGTGTGGAGGATGGAATTTGCAAGAAATTTAGTGGAACATTTAGTGGGCAATGCTATGAATCAGCACATTGTGAGGCAACGTGTGTGAAGGAGGGATCTCCCTCTGGAGAATGTGAATGGCAAGGAGTTCACTGGGGATATGTTTGCATGTGCGAATATTTCTgctaa
- the LOC132039193 gene encoding protein RKD1-like gives MTNDRVEEIITEKGKQKMLSRDTISKYFYMPIIQAAKELNIGVTFLKIRCRDLGIRRWPHRKLMSLQTLIKNVKELKRGEGNGMEQKWKDVINLLEEEKKRMEEFPDMELEEKTKRLRQSCFKANHKRRRLMGMAYAKLQASFGTYCNSSPVADNNAAIGYGHREEDDDDEVIKSLLADCFTSSSPTLHD, from the exons ATGACTAATGATCGTGTTGAGGAAATTATAACGGAAAAAGGGAAGCAAAAAATGTTGTCTCGAGATACAATTTCAAAGTACTTTTACATGCCAATAATTCAAGCAGCCAAGGAACTTAATATTGGGGTGACATTTTTGAAGATAAGATGTAGGGATTTGGGAATTCGAAGGTGGCCACATAGAAAGTTAATGAGTCTTCAAACACTAATCAAGAATGTTAAG GAATTGAAGAGGGGGGAAGGAAATGGTATGGAGCAAAAGTGGAAGGATGTGATAAATTTATTagaggaagagaaaaaaaggatgGAGGAATTTCCAGACATGGAACTtgaggagaaaacaaagagattAAGGCAATCTTGTTTCAAGGCTAACCACAAGAGGAGAAGGCTTATGGGTATGGCGTATGCGAAATTGCAGGCTTCTTTTGGTACTTACTGCAATAGTAGTCCAGTTGCAGACAATAATGCTGCTATTGGTTATGGACATAGagaggaagatgatgatgatgaagtcATTAAGTCTCTTCTTGCTGACTGTTTCACTTCCAGTAGCCCAACCTTGCATGACTGA